One Paraglaciecola mesophila genomic region harbors:
- a CDS encoding TonB-dependent receptor translates to MIHTKTSLLAQSVKAVLLTSIVGVSIQSIAAEENPEVKGIEVINITAQKRVENLQEVPMSMTVLSAASIEKNQLSDISDIASVTPNFSFSTTGSGRPEFTIRGIGTSGVVRAGLDNAVITFVDDVYISRSSASTFELFDLDSISVLRGPQGTLFGKNVVGGAVSINTKKPTEDLEMKVKAGVGSEGLRTIQAYINGGLTDELAGKLTVSSNQRDGLGYDTVSGQELADRDSKSVRGQLLFDNGDFTTLFTADYARDKNNGQIISERGFGSVAPTDSDRFTSSHGIPQSVDSKIYGFSLKAETEISSGLLTSISAIRKNSLATVESFTTEQFGIDNGNRTATQKIPSLADIFDNSEDSTQITQEFRFTSNTDSDLAWVTGVFFIKEEINRIECEEVYTDGSQPGFVNGGEAGKGRPCWDNTNDTTGLAFFWDGSYDLTDSVKLRFGARYTQEEKENAIDATNNETQFEQYIVGGTELPNIAPSWPLGAPYTANANKTFSGFTPRFVVEWTPAEDLLTYFNVSKGFKSGGFDGKVDNNGLTDEGIGKAERPFNEETAINYELGVKSEWLDNRLRLNVAAFNSDFTDMQRLILIPEGGLAVVNAASATSKGFELDGVALLNDDWELNFGYGFLRSTFDKFVINANDDRSGQVLPNAPKHKFNLGSTYTHTLENNGTVTFYTSYSFTASQHFNRATPASFETQGAYNVYNANISYTTPDEDWKFTLWGKNISDTEYNNKLGLFIENTKESPADPATYGVSVTYNYF, encoded by the coding sequence ATGATACACACTAAAACATCACTGTTGGCACAATCCGTTAAAGCGGTGCTCTTAACGTCTATTGTTGGGGTATCAATACAGTCTATCGCAGCGGAAGAAAACCCTGAGGTTAAAGGTATTGAAGTCATCAATATCACGGCACAAAAGCGCGTAGAGAACTTGCAAGAAGTCCCTATGTCCATGACGGTGTTGTCAGCCGCTTCAATTGAAAAGAACCAGTTATCGGACATAAGTGATATTGCTTCAGTTACGCCTAATTTCAGTTTTTCTACCACGGGCAGTGGACGACCAGAATTTACAATCCGGGGTATTGGTACTTCGGGTGTTGTGCGTGCCGGTTTAGATAATGCAGTCATTACATTTGTTGACGACGTTTACATATCACGGTCAAGTGCTTCTACATTCGAGCTATTCGATTTGGATTCAATTTCGGTACTTCGAGGTCCTCAAGGCACCTTGTTTGGTAAAAACGTCGTTGGTGGTGCAGTAAGCATCAATACTAAAAAGCCCACTGAAGACCTGGAAATGAAAGTTAAAGCAGGGGTCGGTAGCGAAGGCCTGCGAACAATCCAGGCTTATATTAATGGTGGCTTAACAGATGAATTAGCCGGGAAATTGACAGTATCTTCAAATCAGCGAGATGGTTTGGGATACGATACTGTTTCCGGACAAGAACTTGCGGACAGAGATTCTAAAAGTGTCAGAGGGCAATTGCTTTTTGATAATGGGGATTTCACGACATTGTTTACGGCTGATTATGCTCGAGATAAAAATAATGGGCAAATTATCAGTGAGCGAGGCTTTGGCAGTGTTGCGCCAACAGATTCTGATCGTTTTACTTCATCACACGGTATCCCGCAAAGCGTAGACTCAAAAATTTACGGTTTTTCTTTAAAAGCTGAAACAGAAATCAGCAGTGGACTATTAACATCTATTAGCGCTATACGTAAAAATTCATTGGCAACCGTAGAGTCCTTTACTACCGAACAATTCGGTATCGATAACGGCAACAGAACGGCTACTCAAAAAATACCTAGTCTTGCCGATATATTTGATAATAGCGAAGATTCTACTCAGATTACGCAAGAGTTTCGATTTACCTCCAATACAGATTCGGATCTGGCGTGGGTAACCGGTGTCTTTTTTATTAAAGAAGAAATTAACCGGATTGAATGCGAAGAAGTTTACACCGATGGTAGCCAGCCGGGGTTTGTTAATGGTGGCGAAGCAGGTAAAGGACGACCGTGTTGGGATAATACAAATGACACCACAGGGTTGGCGTTTTTTTGGGATGGTAGTTACGACTTAACCGATAGCGTAAAACTTCGTTTTGGCGCGCGATATACCCAAGAAGAGAAAGAAAATGCTATTGATGCCACCAATAATGAAACACAGTTTGAACAATATATTGTTGGTGGCACTGAATTACCTAATATTGCACCAAGTTGGCCGTTAGGCGCACCTTATACGGCAAATGCTAATAAGACATTTAGCGGTTTCACTCCGCGTTTTGTAGTTGAGTGGACACCTGCAGAGGATCTACTAACTTATTTCAACGTGTCAAAAGGCTTTAAGTCTGGAGGGTTTGACGGCAAGGTGGATAACAATGGCTTGACGGATGAAGGCATCGGTAAAGCAGAAAGACCATTTAATGAAGAGACGGCGATAAACTATGAGCTAGGCGTCAAATCAGAATGGCTAGATAATCGCTTGCGCTTGAATGTTGCCGCGTTCAACAGTGACTTTACTGATATGCAACGTTTGATACTTATCCCTGAGGGAGGATTAGCAGTCGTCAATGCTGCGAGTGCTACCTCAAAAGGTTTTGAGTTAGATGGGGTTGCTTTGCTAAATGACGATTGGGAATTGAATTTTGGCTACGGCTTTTTACGCTCAACCTTTGACAAATTTGTTATCAATGCGAATGATGACCGCAGCGGCCAAGTATTACCTAACGCGCCCAAGCATAAATTTAATCTAGGCTCTACGTATACCCACACGTTGGAGAACAACGGCACGGTAACCTTCTATACATCGTATAGCTTTACTGCTAGCCAGCACTTCAATAGAGCTACGCCAGCGAGCTTCGAAACCCAAGGAGCTTATAACGTGTATAACGCCAATATTTCGTATACCACGCCAGACGAAGACTGGAAATTTACTCTTTGGGGCAAGAATATTTCGGATACAGAATATAACAATAAGTTGGGTCTATTTATCGAAAACACCAAGGAGAGTCCAGCGGATCCCGCCACCTATGGAGTCTCTGTCACCTATAATTATTTTTAG
- a CDS encoding LacI family DNA-binding transcriptional regulator, producing the protein MAVTTRKRATLKEVAQAAGVSIASVSNVLNERGYVGEKARNRILDAIEHLGYRQNRAAKSLKTGEFPLIGVVLPNVSNLFYTSLVESLMDECRKYKMAICLLSTKDKAEGELECVDYLLSHDVMGIIWCAPLTDEVEIEAKIRDFPTVFIGRELEKYDCIVADDYQGGYELGKLGLSRGHSKIGVVTGPLERDIVKKRQAGLEAAIKGRAEIIWQYQSDFSNITPENIIATIMRCEATLVVMPNDFSAINLMKILTERGVRIPQDVSFVGYDNSDLCEYIQPSLTSVGQPRQSIAEEAIQCLIERTKTPDKPSRTIVKPIQVEVRDSVKYC; encoded by the coding sequence ATGGCAGTAACAACAAGGAAGCGGGCAACGTTAAAAGAGGTTGCGCAAGCAGCTGGTGTGTCGATTGCTTCTGTTTCTAATGTATTAAATGAGCGCGGCTATGTGGGGGAAAAGGCAAGAAATCGAATTTTAGATGCCATTGAGCACCTTGGTTATCGTCAAAATAGAGCCGCTAAGTCGCTAAAAACCGGAGAGTTCCCGCTTATCGGTGTAGTGTTGCCAAACGTGTCGAATCTCTTTTACACCAGCCTCGTTGAATCGCTTATGGATGAATGCCGTAAATACAAAATGGCTATCTGTTTATTGAGCACCAAGGATAAAGCTGAAGGGGAGCTTGAGTGCGTCGATTACCTGTTATCACACGACGTGATGGGAATAATCTGGTGTGCTCCGTTGACGGACGAGGTGGAAATAGAAGCCAAAATTCGTGACTTTCCTACTGTGTTCATCGGTCGAGAATTAGAAAAATATGATTGTATTGTGGCGGATGATTATCAGGGTGGGTATGAGTTAGGCAAGTTAGGATTAAGTCGAGGACACAGCAAAATTGGTGTTGTTACTGGTCCACTTGAACGTGATATCGTTAAAAAGAGGCAGGCCGGATTAGAAGCCGCAATAAAGGGGCGGGCTGAGATCATTTGGCAATACCAGTCTGATTTTTCTAACATCACGCCTGAAAATATTATTGCTACCATTATGCGTTGCGAGGCAACGCTTGTTGTGATGCCAAATGATTTCAGCGCCATAAATTTAATGAAAATACTGACTGAGCGAGGCGTGCGAATACCTCAGGACGTATCATTTGTGGGATATGACAATAGTGACTTGTGTGAGTATATTCAGCCATCACTGACGTCAGTTGGGCAACCAAGACAAAGTATTGCTGAAGAAGCTATTCAATGCTTAATTGAGCGCACGAAAACGCCAGATAAACCTTCACGAACCATAGTTAAACCTATTCAAGTTGAAGTGAGAGATTCAGTAAAATACTGCTAA
- a CDS encoding MBL fold metallo-hydrolase: MPTTALFKRSISFQQIVSNALFTLVLGASATHAHAQSCKEQDVTLQVLGSGGPELNDERVSSSYLIWHKNKARVLIDAGPGSSINFGTSGADFADLQGILLTHLHVDHSADLPAYVKGSYFTQRNEDITVYGPSANALMPSTSDYLASLMGNQGAFAYLSDYTDATSQADYHINAQNIPLSPIKQHSQNISDDITITASPVHHGPVGAVAWRVDIAQCSITFSGDMSNNYNTLANLAKDSDILVMHNAVPQSATGAAINLHMRPIDIGKIAQQAHAKRVVLSHFMNRTRNDSEATLGFIRQHYSGKVELATDMATF; the protein is encoded by the coding sequence ATGCCAACAACCGCCCTCTTCAAACGCTCTATTTCATTCCAGCAGATCGTGTCAAACGCCCTATTTACACTTGTGTTAGGAGCTAGCGCCACACATGCACATGCCCAAAGTTGCAAAGAGCAAGACGTCACATTGCAAGTCCTTGGCTCTGGTGGCCCAGAATTAAACGACGAGCGGGTGTCTTCTAGCTATCTGATTTGGCATAAAAATAAAGCCAGAGTTTTAATCGATGCAGGGCCTGGCAGTAGTATTAATTTTGGCACATCAGGGGCGGATTTCGCTGATCTACAGGGTATATTGTTAACTCACTTACATGTGGATCACAGTGCAGATTTACCCGCTTACGTAAAAGGTTCATATTTTACTCAGCGCAACGAAGACATAACGGTATATGGGCCAAGTGCAAATGCGTTAATGCCAAGTACAAGCGATTATTTAGCCAGTTTAATGGGCAATCAGGGAGCGTTTGCTTATTTAAGTGACTATACCGACGCCACCAGCCAAGCTGACTATCATATCAACGCGCAAAACATTCCCCTGTCGCCGATAAAGCAGCACAGCCAAAACATCAGTGATGACATCACCATCACCGCTAGCCCAGTACATCATGGCCCTGTAGGGGCCGTCGCTTGGCGCGTGGATATTGCTCAGTGCAGCATCACGTTTTCCGGAGACATGAGCAACAACTACAATACATTGGCTAACCTGGCCAAAGACAGTGATATTTTGGTTATGCACAACGCCGTACCACAAAGTGCAACTGGCGCCGCTATAAATTTACATATGCGCCCCATCGATATAGGGAAAATAGCCCAGCAAGCACACGCAAAACGGGTGGTGTTATCCCACTTTATGAACCGCACTCGCAATGACAGCGAAGCAACACTTGGTTTTATTAGGCAGCACTATTCGGGCAAAGTAGAGCTGGCAACAGATATGGCCACGTTTTGA
- a CDS encoding bifunctional metallophosphatase/5'-nucleotidase, whose translation MHTNDIESVYSPVEAFWSESITRIGGIPNLSTLINEQRSQADTTFLLDAGDIFTGSLAKQSSGKFVFDVYSEMGYDAVNIGNHEFEYGWKTFRDNMPRARFPILCANIFYADKNIPFARPYAILEKDGIRVAVIGAMGIDAFYNTIAKKNREGLIVKDPAAAIQQWVDYVHDDVDVVVVLTHQNKSAPMQTDKQADAEVQRGFDEDYALAGKLKNVDMIFGGHSDNGLLKPVVHPDTGIVIGITFGQGMHLGYTKFSVDTAAKTVVYNEGYLIPVDSDKYPANPKIRNMLIAAENSYPQLSQVVAHTDKFAYRRFYRESNIGNLITDMLKQETNANIAIIGSGNIRADINAGDVTVAQVMDVFPFTDTLAVVEIEGRHLKALFEYSYSLSYGLAQASGIDTQYDSKRKEGERLMSINVGGKPVDKDRIYRIATNSFVATGGDGYEVMKNGTVFDTGKSVTDILINAFRSRRSVKIPEIGHQVDVSEHLIKKD comes from the coding sequence TTGCACACCAACGACATCGAAAGTGTCTATTCACCCGTAGAGGCGTTTTGGAGTGAAAGCATTACGCGTATAGGAGGTATTCCGAACCTTTCAACCTTGATCAATGAACAAAGAAGTCAAGCCGATACAACCTTCTTGTTAGATGCAGGGGATATTTTTACGGGCTCTCTGGCTAAGCAATCAAGTGGTAAATTTGTTTTCGATGTATACAGTGAAATGGGATATGACGCGGTTAACATAGGCAACCACGAATTTGAATATGGTTGGAAAACCTTCAGGGACAACATGCCTCGTGCTCGCTTTCCTATCTTGTGTGCCAACATATTTTACGCAGACAAAAATATCCCCTTTGCCAGACCCTACGCAATTTTAGAGAAAGACGGTATTCGAGTCGCAGTGATAGGTGCGATGGGAATTGACGCATTTTATAACACGATAGCGAAGAAAAATCGTGAAGGGCTCATTGTAAAAGATCCCGCTGCAGCCATTCAGCAGTGGGTTGATTATGTTCATGACGATGTTGATGTTGTTGTGGTACTTACGCATCAAAATAAAAGTGCGCCCATGCAAACAGATAAACAAGCTGACGCTGAAGTACAACGTGGCTTTGATGAAGATTATGCACTTGCTGGCAAGCTAAAAAATGTAGATATGATTTTTGGGGGACATTCTGATAATGGACTCCTCAAACCTGTTGTTCATCCTGACACCGGAATAGTAATTGGCATAACATTTGGTCAAGGTATGCATTTGGGTTACACCAAGTTTTCGGTTGATACAGCGGCTAAAACTGTCGTGTATAACGAGGGGTACTTAATTCCCGTTGATTCAGACAAATACCCTGCAAACCCAAAAATTCGTAACATGTTAATAGCTGCTGAAAATTCCTATCCACAACTATCGCAAGTGGTTGCCCATACCGACAAGTTTGCTTATCGACGTTTCTATCGAGAATCCAATATTGGTAATTTAATTACCGATATGCTCAAGCAAGAGACTAATGCAAATATCGCCATTATTGGCTCCGGTAACATTCGGGCAGATATAAACGCAGGAGATGTGACCGTGGCGCAAGTCATGGATGTTTTTCCTTTCACCGACACGCTAGCGGTAGTGGAAATTGAAGGACGTCATCTAAAAGCGCTTTTTGAATACAGTTACTCACTGTCTTATGGGCTTGCACAAGCCTCAGGCATAGATACTCAATACGATAGCAAACGTAAAGAAGGTGAACGCTTAATGTCAATTAACGTCGGTGGTAAGCCAGTAGATAAAGACAGAATTTATCGCATTGCTACGAACTCTTTTGTTGCTACAGGTGGCGACGGTTACGAGGTAATGAAAAATGGGACTGTATTTGATACGGGGAAATCAGTTACAGATATTTTAATTAATGCATTTAGGAGTAGGAGGAGCGTGAAAATACCTGAGATCGGGCATCAGGTAGACGTAAGTGAACATCTTATCAAGAAAGATTAA
- a CDS encoding DUF2059 domain-containing protein: MKVRILLLTLLCITFGAQAETKASRESVEKLMMLTDVSKIMDAMQGQVSAMFNNMASQMNISEPEKPAFEKYMGKIDQLLKEKMTWEQFKEPMINVYLKHFNQHEIDGLIEFYQSDVGKSMTQKMPLVMQDSMMAGQQAMRSLMPEIQAIAQEMQGEIQQARQQDGE; the protein is encoded by the coding sequence ATGAAAGTACGAATTTTACTGTTAACCTTATTATGCATCACTTTTGGCGCTCAGGCCGAGACAAAAGCGAGCCGTGAATCGGTTGAAAAACTAATGATGTTAACGGATGTATCGAAAATCATGGATGCGATGCAAGGGCAGGTGAGCGCTATGTTTAATAACATGGCCAGTCAAATGAACATCTCTGAACCAGAAAAGCCCGCGTTTGAAAAGTACATGGGCAAGATTGATCAATTGCTTAAAGAGAAAATGACGTGGGAGCAATTTAAAGAGCCCATGATTAATGTGTACTTAAAGCATTTTAATCAGCATGAAATCGACGGCTTAATTGAATTTTACCAGTCAGATGTAGGTAAAAGCATGACGCAAAAAATGCCCCTCGTGATGCAAGATTCAATGATGGCGGGTCAACAAGCCATGCGCAGTTTAATGCCTGAAATACAAGCTATTGCCCAAGAAATGCAGGGCGAAATTCAACAAGCCAGGCAGCAAGACGGCGAGTAG
- a CDS encoding DUF2855 family protein: MSNNKHNDTQLNSTEIWVNKADITQTKVVQGQLDTTQLQDGQAILKVDSFGFSANNISYAVTGEKMGYWGFFPADEQWGIVPVWGFGTVIASKHPSAQVGEVVYGYFPMGTHLVINVDKANDVSFYDNHPQRVSSSPVYDNYLRCAQDPAYQQDSQAWLLNYRPLFMTSFVLDDFVGEHINDKVTTVLLTSASSKTAYGCAHLLMKHKALRGGQYRVVGLTSTANKALTESFGCYDDVLEYQDIDQISRDGESWVLDFAGNKQLLLDLQDLLGDNLSREVFIGATDVKSQTNKPKGKLHGQLFFAPHQVKKRTEEWTREGFNERYAQAWASFNAHMQDKIQVVEYQGAKAIQDLYQQGLAGTLNNEEINVLTF; the protein is encoded by the coding sequence ATGTCAAATAACAAGCACAACGATACACAACTAAATAGCACAGAGATTTGGGTAAACAAAGCAGATATAACACAAACCAAGGTGGTGCAGGGACAATTAGACACCACTCAATTGCAAGACGGCCAAGCGATTTTAAAAGTCGATAGCTTTGGTTTTTCAGCCAACAATATCAGTTACGCCGTCACCGGTGAAAAAATGGGCTACTGGGGCTTTTTTCCGGCAGACGAGCAATGGGGCATTGTGCCTGTTTGGGGATTTGGCACCGTTATCGCATCGAAGCACCCGAGCGCGCAAGTAGGTGAAGTGGTATATGGCTATTTCCCTATGGGGACGCATTTGGTGATCAATGTGGATAAAGCCAACGACGTGAGCTTTTATGATAATCATCCACAGCGTGTCAGTAGCTCGCCCGTGTATGACAATTATTTACGCTGCGCTCAAGATCCTGCCTACCAACAAGACTCCCAAGCTTGGTTGCTGAATTACCGTCCCTTGTTTATGACATCCTTCGTGTTGGATGATTTTGTCGGCGAGCATATTAACGACAAAGTAACCACAGTGTTACTCACCAGTGCGTCAAGCAAAACCGCATATGGTTGCGCACATTTGCTCATGAAGCATAAAGCCCTGCGCGGTGGGCAATACCGAGTTGTTGGGCTAACCAGTACGGCGAACAAAGCGCTCACGGAGTCCTTTGGTTGTTATGACGACGTACTTGAATATCAGGATATCGATCAGATAAGCCGTGATGGCGAAAGCTGGGTACTGGACTTTGCGGGCAATAAGCAACTGCTTCTAGACTTACAAGACTTATTGGGGGACAACTTGTCACGAGAGGTCTTTATTGGCGCCACTGATGTAAAATCACAAACTAATAAACCAAAAGGAAAGCTGCATGGGCAATTGTTCTTTGCGCCCCATCAAGTGAAAAAACGCACAGAAGAGTGGACGCGCGAAGGGTTCAATGAGCGTTACGCCCAAGCGTGGGCAAGTTTTAACGCGCACATGCAAGATAAAATTCAAGTGGTGGAATACCAAGGTGCAAAGGCCATTCAAGATTTGTATCAACAAGGGTTAGCAGGCACGTTGAATAACGAAGAAATTAACGTGCTGACGTTTTAA
- a CDS encoding sulfatase — MIKQFLTFSMLFLVAVSQANSKNAQATQKPNIIVIMADDQGQWALGSAAGGEGIVKTPNLDYIAQQGVVFSNAMTPIPVCSPARASFHTGKMPSQHGVHDFLGEDRKYDANWLAGEMLLSERLKSQGYRTALLGKWHATTDSKPPQPGFDQWLSYDALKAGWQNQYQHSGNVLFSENGTNVSYTGVQAWYLTQKAIEFMDTPSDEPFFINLNFVEPHAPFEGLPERLVNRYRDKAANIIRAGGFSDIQSRSNYTLVPMDHQEKLAQYLAAVQLLDEQVGRIVDALQSKGILDNTLVIYTADHGLLMGQYGLYGKTNATNPSNFYEHNLKIPMIVYGGGDRLRGKQTRDEFVSLIDLHATVIDFASGGEKSAEYGPGHSFSTLLEGKRLVNWKRYHIAERGNARMITDGHWKLVRYYQRSEAATPIDYWYDLSNPLAERYDVPPPRETLRELLVSELEAFFSQYETPTFSGRKIWDQPYPNAGAERDLK; from the coding sequence TTGATAAAACAATTTCTTACTTTCAGTATGTTATTTTTAGTCGCAGTTAGTCAGGCGAACAGCAAAAATGCTCAGGCAACACAAAAGCCAAATATCATCGTTATTATGGCAGATGATCAGGGGCAGTGGGCACTAGGATCTGCAGCTGGAGGGGAGGGCATAGTGAAGACTCCAAACTTAGATTATATTGCGCAACAAGGCGTGGTCTTTTCTAATGCGATGACACCTATTCCGGTTTGTTCTCCTGCTAGAGCTAGTTTTCATACAGGGAAAATGCCTTCACAACATGGAGTTCATGATTTTTTAGGCGAAGATAGAAAGTACGACGCTAATTGGTTAGCTGGGGAGATGCTACTTTCCGAACGTCTGAAGTCGCAGGGCTATCGCACTGCACTATTAGGAAAATGGCATGCAACTACAGACAGTAAACCCCCTCAACCAGGATTTGATCAGTGGTTAAGTTACGACGCTCTCAAAGCAGGTTGGCAAAATCAATATCAGCATAGCGGCAACGTGCTATTTTCTGAAAACGGAACAAACGTCAGTTATACCGGTGTGCAAGCTTGGTATCTAACTCAAAAAGCGATTGAGTTTATGGATACACCAAGTGATGAACCTTTTTTCATTAATCTTAACTTTGTTGAGCCTCACGCTCCCTTTGAGGGGCTACCAGAAAGACTCGTGAATCGATATCGTGATAAAGCCGCTAACATTATTCGGGCTGGTGGCTTTTCTGATATTCAAAGTCGCAGTAATTACACATTAGTGCCAATGGATCATCAGGAGAAGCTTGCCCAATATTTAGCCGCGGTCCAACTTTTAGATGAGCAGGTTGGACGTATTGTCGATGCATTACAAAGTAAAGGAATACTGGATAACACACTGGTTATTTACACGGCGGATCATGGATTACTGATGGGTCAGTATGGCTTGTATGGGAAAACCAATGCGACCAATCCAAGTAATTTCTACGAGCATAACTTGAAAATACCCATGATAGTTTATGGTGGTGGAGATAGGCTTCGAGGTAAACAAACTCGCGATGAATTCGTTAGCTTAATAGACTTGCACGCCACTGTTATCGATTTCGCCAGTGGTGGTGAGAAAAGCGCTGAGTATGGCCCAGGGCATTCTTTTTCAACTCTACTTGAGGGAAAAAGGCTAGTTAACTGGAAACGCTATCATATAGCTGAGAGGGGGAATGCGCGCATGATTACTGATGGCCATTGGAAACTGGTGCGTTATTATCAGCGTTCTGAAGCGGCTACCCCTATAGATTATTGGTATGACTTATCAAACCCTCTCGCTGAGAGGTATGATGTTCCACCTCCTCGAGAGACATTAAGAGAATTACTAGTATCTGAGCTAGAAGCTTTTTTTAGTCAATATGAAACCCCCACCTTTAGCGGTCGAAAAATATGGGACCAGCCATATCCAAATGCAGGGGCTGAAAGAGACTTAAAATAG
- a CDS encoding sulfite exporter TauE/SafE family protein translates to MFSQFSAGYVRSFLVVIWCAVLAFQQEPIQLFTQHAAFAFLGVMGAVFANATGAGGGVVFVPFFNQMGFSPSTTVATSFAIQCFGMTAGAVTWWRFHLAQSGDNVQAIEHFVEPSFAQVNVGTTETLHTQQWQSLYAVLLLSIPTSIFGLLIAQYNPEWFGALAHGDKLHIGFGVFSIMLAISMFLMIAVSGRTAPKTHLCRIDSILLPIICICGGVITAYLSIGVGELLAVYLIMRGFNVTFSIACAVILSAVTVWSGVVHHVIISQGIYWPVVLFAGPGAVIGGILAKRLVLHFSPTHLKLFFAGWILILGLTGLIF, encoded by the coding sequence ATGTTTTCTCAATTTTCTGCTGGGTATGTTCGTAGCTTCTTAGTCGTAATCTGGTGCGCCGTGTTGGCGTTTCAGCAAGAGCCTATTCAACTCTTTACTCAGCACGCGGCTTTCGCTTTTTTAGGTGTGATGGGCGCTGTGTTTGCGAACGCGACAGGTGCAGGTGGTGGCGTAGTATTTGTACCTTTTTTCAATCAAATGGGCTTTTCCCCGAGTACCACAGTAGCCACTAGTTTTGCCATTCAGTGTTTTGGCATGACAGCGGGAGCGGTAACCTGGTGGCGCTTTCACTTAGCCCAAAGCGGCGATAATGTGCAAGCTATTGAACATTTCGTTGAACCCTCCTTTGCGCAAGTGAACGTTGGGACGACAGAAACTTTGCACACACAACAGTGGCAAAGCTTATATGCGGTGTTGTTACTGAGTATTCCCACTTCTATTTTCGGTTTACTCATCGCGCAATATAATCCTGAATGGTTCGGCGCACTTGCCCATGGCGATAAATTACATATTGGTTTCGGTGTGTTTTCGATCATGCTTGCCATAAGCATGTTTTTAATGATCGCTGTGTCCGGTCGAACTGCTCCAAAAACACATTTATGCCGGATCGATAGTATTTTGTTACCGATTATTTGTATTTGTGGCGGGGTAATTACGGCATATTTGTCCATTGGTGTTGGTGAACTGCTTGCTGTTTACTTAATCATGCGTGGTTTCAATGTGACATTTTCTATTGCATGTGCCGTGATATTGAGTGCGGTGACTGTGTGGTCGGGTGTGGTACATCATGTCATTATCAGTCAAGGAATATACTGGCCTGTTGTGTTGTTTGCCGGGCCTGGTGCAGTGATCGGGGGGATATTGGCAAAACGTTTGGTGCTGCATTTTTCGCCCACTCACTTAAAACTGTTTTTCGCGGGTTGGATTTTAATCTTAGGTTTAACGGGGTTAATTTTTTAA
- a CDS encoding DUF2244 domain-containing protein — MVKLTKTAECWVLTLTPNRSANWAQTKRLISVIAFMVMTIGLAWALVGAWLILPFAGIEVGLLWVIFYRVSLFTYQQQVITISKDSIKLQAGTYRPRKNWLFSREQTYLGLIEADSKYDCVQLRFIDDKQHVAFGEFLSQSDRLIALAHLKSVPLQVVSNKWWHA; from the coding sequence ATGGTTAAACTAACGAAAACAGCCGAGTGCTGGGTACTGACCTTAACACCTAATCGCTCCGCTAACTGGGCGCAAACTAAACGGCTGATCAGCGTGATAGCGTTTATGGTGATGACGATTGGGTTAGCGTGGGCACTTGTTGGTGCTTGGTTAATACTGCCCTTTGCAGGCATTGAAGTGGGTTTACTGTGGGTTATTTTTTATCGTGTGTCGCTTTTTACCTATCAGCAGCAAGTCATTACTATCAGCAAAGATAGTATTAAGTTACAAGCGGGTACGTATCGACCACGCAAAAACTGGCTTTTTAGCCGCGAACAGACCTACCTTGGCCTCATTGAGGCTGACAGCAAATACGATTGTGTACAACTGCGTTTCATTGACGATAAACAGCATGTGGCGTTTGGGGAGTTTTTGAGTCAGAGCGATCGCCTAATTGCCTTAGCACATTTAAAATCGGTGCCCCTCCAAGTAGTAAGCAACAAGTGGTGGCACGCTTAG